Within the Litorilinea aerophila genome, the region TTTTTAGAAGAAACGTTGTTTAGAGGAGCCATTCCATGTCCGATTTAAAGTTAGATGCCCAACCTCGCACCGTGACCGGGCGTAAGGTACGGCAACTGCGCAACCGGGGGTTGGTGCCCGTGGTGGTCTACGGCAAACAGCAGAAGCCCATGAACTTGCAGGTCCAGGCCCGAAGTCTGGAGCGGGTGTTGCACCACGGTGGCACCTCTCAGCTGGTGCAGGTGCAGGTGGAGGGTGGCGAGTCCCTGAACATCCTGATTCGGGATGTGCAGCGGCATCCGGTCAACCACCAGTACCTCCACGCGGATTTCTACGCCGTGAACATGGCCGAGAAGCAGCAGGTGGAAGTGCCTGTGGTGGCTGTGGGGCGTCCGGAAAGCCTGGTCACCGGCCTGATGATGCTCCAGGCCCTGGACTCGGTTGAGGTGGAAGCCCTCCCGGCGGACATCCCCGCATCCATTGAGGTGGACGTGACCGGCCTCACCCCGGAAGAGCCCATCACCGTGGCCGACCTGCCCCGGCTGCCTGGCGTGGAGTACCTCAACGATCCGGAAGAGGTGGTCTTCACCATGATTGCCACCCGGGTTGAGGAAGAAGAGGAAGCCGAGGAGGAAGAGGCTGCCGAGCCCGAGGTGGTCGCCAGGGGCAAGCAGGAAGAGGAAGGCGAGGAAGACGAAGAGTAATCCTCTCGACCTGCCGTGTC harbors:
- a CDS encoding 50S ribosomal protein L25 gives rise to the protein MSDLKLDAQPRTVTGRKVRQLRNRGLVPVVVYGKQQKPMNLQVQARSLERVLHHGGTSQLVQVQVEGGESLNILIRDVQRHPVNHQYLHADFYAVNMAEKQQVEVPVVAVGRPESLVTGLMMLQALDSVEVEALPADIPASIEVDVTGLTPEEPITVADLPRLPGVEYLNDPEEVVFTMIATRVEEEEEAEEEEAAEPEVVARGKQEEEGEEDEE